In a genomic window of Macrobrachium nipponense isolate FS-2020 chromosome 10, ASM1510439v2, whole genome shotgun sequence:
- the LOC135224203 gene encoding LOW QUALITY PROTEIN: glucose-induced degradation protein 8 homolog (The sequence of the model RefSeq protein was modified relative to this genomic sequence to represent the inferred CDS: deleted 2 bases in 2 codons) has translation MDTSEWLEEIGKMHIHRADMNKLIMNYLVMEGFKEAAEKFSIEANIPAPMDLDQLDERIRIRSAIQAGHFQEAMRMVTALHPEILDDNSQLYFHLQQQVLIELIREGRVEEAVVYAQDHLAERGQRDPTILNELERTLALLAFDQPDTSPFGDLLHPSHRQKVASELNAAILRAQNQEETTPLLAELLKLLLWAQDELNKKKVQYPVMTDLIKGQFDEPK, from the exons ATGGACACTTCCgagtggttggaggagattggGAAGATGCACATTCATAGA GCTGATATGAATAAGCTTATCATGAATTATCTCGTCATGG aGGGATTTAAAGAAGCTGCTGAAAAGTTTTCCATTGAAGCAAATATACCCGCC CCCATGGACCTGGACCAGCTGGATGAACGCATCCGTATTCGCTCTGCCATCCAAGCCGGCCACTTTCAAGAGGCAATGAGGATGGTAACTGCTCTGCATCCCGAAATTCTTGATGACAACTCTCAGCTTTATTTCCATTTGCAG CAACAAGTTTTAATTGAGCTGATCAGAGAAGGTCGCGTTGAAGAAGCTGTTGTGTATGCCCAGGACCACTTAGCTGAAAGAGGACAAAGGGATCCAACAATACTGAATGAATTAGAGCGAACCTTGGCTCTCTTGGCATTTGATCAGCCTGACACATCTCCCTTTGGTGATTTGTTACATCCCTCTCACAGACAGAAG GTTGCTAGCGAGTTGAATGCAGCAATTCTACGAGCTCAAAATCAGGAAGAAACAACTCCCCTTTTAGCAGAATTGCTTAAACTTTTGCTCTGGGCACAGGACGAACTTAATAAGAAGAAAGTACAATACCCGGTTATGACGGATCTCATTAAAGGCCAATTCGATGAACCTAAATGA